A window of Primulina tabacum isolate GXHZ01 chromosome 4, ASM2559414v2, whole genome shotgun sequence contains these coding sequences:
- the LOC142543603 gene encoding elongator complex protein 2, translating to MASNGESRQVGVNKVFIGAGCNRIVNNVSWGACDLVSFGAQNAVAIFCPKSAQILATLPGHTAFVNCTHWLPSNKFSFKAKHLERHYLLSGDVDGVIILWELSLVDKKWRNVFQVPEAHKNGVTCFSAIMLSHSDALFASTSSDGTVKVWEIIFPSSSAGDCRLSCLDSITVGQKPMVALSLMEFPGNSHYLALAMGGLDNKIHIYSGERTGKFIHSCELKGHTDWIRSLDFSLPLYASGETSSLLLASSSQDKGIRIWKMTLRDSLGNKEISSLASYIKGPIFSAGSSSYQISLESLLIGHEDWVYSVEWQPPQSSSVDGVECYQPLSILSASMDKTMMVWQPEKTTCIWMNVVTVGELSHSALGFYGGHWSPTGDSILANGYGGSFHLWKNIGTSFDDWKPQKVPSGHFSAVSDLSWARGEEYLLSVSHDQTTRIFSPWCKESSLEDRETWHEIGRPQVHGHDINCVTLIRGKGNHRFVSGADEKVSRVFEAPLSFLKTLNHSNPQQSSFNEDVPVNMQILGANMSALGLSQKPIYVQASPDSTERNRTEDIDTLETIPEAVPMELTEPPIEEQLAWHTLWPESHKLYGHGNELFSLCCDHEGKLVASSCKAQSASAAEIWLWQVGAWKSVGRLHSHSLTVTQLEFSHDDNFLLAVSRDRHFSVFSIKHTGVDEIRHQLIVNQEAHKRIIWACSWNPCCHEFATGSRDKTVKIWQVEEESSVKLLTTLPMFKSSVTALSWLGVDRQRNYSLLAVGMENGLIELWSYSNTRIENASIEVPNVAVFVRFDPYICHVSAVRRLRWKMGEKSGDPRSSQLASCGDDHSVRIFQIDVVQS from the exons ATGGCTTCCAACGGTGAATCAAGACAAGTTGGAGTGAACAAAGTATTTATTGGAGCTGGTTGTAACAGAATAGTTAACAACGTCTCGTGGGGTGCCTGTGATTTGGTCTCTTTTGGTGCTCAAAACGCTGTTGCCATTTTTTGTCCCAAG agtGCTCAAATTTTGGCCACTCTTCCGGGCCACACGGCATTTGTAAACTGTACCCACTGGCTGCCTAGCAACAAGTTTTCATTCAAAG CTAAGCATTTGGAAAGGCATTATCTGCTATCGGGAGATGTGGATGGAGTTATTATTTTGTGGGAGCTTTCTCTTGTAGATAAGAAG TGGAGGAATGTCTTCCAAGTACCAGAAGCACATAAAAATGGTGTTACATGCTTTTCAGCAATTATGTTGTCTCATTCAGATGCTCTATTTGCATCCACATCTTCTGATGGTACAGTGAAGGTGTGGGAAATAATCTTTCCATCTAGCTCAGCAG GTGACTGCAGATTATCTTGTTTAGATTCCATAACTGTTGGTCAAAAACCTATGGTCGCTCTTTCGCTCATGGAGTTTCCTGGAAACAGTCATTATCTAGCCCTAGCAATGGGCGGGTTGGATAACAAGATTCATATCTATAGTGGTGAAAGGACAGGAAAA TTCATTCATTCTTGTGAACTGAAAGGGCACACTGATTGGATCCGTAGTTTGGATTTCTCTCTACCTCTCTATGCTAGCGGTGAAACATCTAGTCTTCTTCTAGCTAGTTCATCTCAGGACAAAGGGATACGCATATGGAAGATGACTTTACGTGACTCTCTTGGCAATAAAGAAATCAGCAGCTTGGCTTCTTATATTAAGGGTCCGATATTTTCAGCAGGTTCATCCTCCTACCAAATATCTCTTGAATCCCTCCTTATTGGACATGAGGACTGGGTGTATTCTGTGGAATGGCAGCCTCCTCAAAGCTCATCTGTTGATGGCGTTGAATGTTATCAACCTCTTAGCATTTTGTCTGCGTCCATGGACAAGACAATGATGGTATGGCAACCTGAAAAGACTACATGTATATGGATGAATGTGGTTACTGTGGGGGAGTTAAGTCATTCTGCTTTGGGTTTTTATGGTGGTCATTGGAGCCCAACAGGGGACTCGATTTTAGCTAATGGTTATGGCGGATCTTTTCATCTCTGGAAAAATATTGGAACTAGTTTTGACGATTGGAAACCACAAAAAGTTCCTTCTGGACACTTTTCAGCAGTTTCAGACCTTTCATGGGCTAGAGGTGAGGAATATCTGCTGTCTGTTAGTCACGATCAG ACTACTCGAATATTTTCTCCATGGTGCAAGGAATCTTCTCTAGAAGATAGAGAGACTTGGCATGAAATTGGAAGACCTCAAGTTCATGGTCATGATATTAATTGTGTCACATTAATTAGAGGAAAGGGGAACCATCGGTTTGTGAGTGGAGCTGATGAGAAAGTTTCCAGAGTGTTTGAAGCTCCTCTGTCTTTTCTGAAGACATTGAATCACTCAAATCCACAACAATCGAGTTTCAATGAAGATGTTCCTGTAAATATGCAAATTCTAGGTGCAAATATGTCTGCTCTAGGGCTCTCTCAGAAGCCTATATATGTCCAAG CATCACCTGATTCAACAGAAAGAAATAGAACTGAAGACATTGATACCCTTGAAACTATTCCAGAAGCAGTTCCAATGGAATTGACAGAACCACCAATTGAGGAGCAGCTTGCATGGCACACACTATGGCCGGAATCACACAAGCTATATGGTCATGGGAATGAACTATTTTCTTTATGTTGTGACCACGAGGGGAAGCTAGTTGCTTCATCCTGTAAG GCACAATCTGCATCTGCGGCAGAAATATGGCTATGGCAAGTTGGCGCCTGGAAGTCTGTTGGTCGCTTGCATTCTCACAGTTTAACAGTGACACAGCTGGAGTTCTCTCATGATGACAATTTTCTCTTGGCTGTCTCAAGGGATCGTCATTTCTCTGTTTTTTCAATAAAGCACACAG GAGTTGATGAAATTAGACATCAACTTATAGTCAATCAAGAAGCTCATAAAAGAATTATATGGGCGTGCTCTTGGAACCCATGTTGTCATGAATTTGCCACTGGTTCAAGGGATAAGACCGTAAAGATCTGGCAAGTGGAGGAAGAGTCATCTGTGAAGCTACTCACGACTCTTCCAATGTTCAAGAGTAGTGTCACCGCCTTATCGTGGCTGGGCGTTGACAGGCAAAGGAATTACAGCCTTCTTGCTGTGGGAATGGAAAATGGCCTCATAGAATTGTGGAGTTACTCAAACACCAGGATTGAAAATGCAAGCATAGAAGTGCCAAATGTTGCTGTCTTTGTTCGGTTCGATCCATATATATGTCACGTTTCTGCAGTTCGTCGGTTAAGGTGGAAAATGGGTGAGAAAAGTGGCGATCCAAGGAGCTCGCAGCTTGCATCTTGTGGAGATGATCATAGTGTGAGGATATTTCAAATCGATGTTGTTCAGTCTTAG
- the LOC142543604 gene encoding uncharacterized protein LOC142543604 codes for MASVGVMANVNLPTPPQKQEDVGVFAAGTAVSGLPAAAGVEYGNRAVSDDERSDHGGYRKARQIQPLVQPHQITQLQQKQGGASDFPSPDSISSLSSEGSVTIPLSRQRQAICQEPITQILPSNYRAIAIATPIDPKTEHQSNSGVQTQPQVQDSVYLSPNQRDQNLPQLHQPQQYIHGGTQHFPANAVPIASYYPMYPPQQQLHPHQAEVDQQYPIYFMTARPPQAYNLPLQQTNYSEMAPNPASSHSQAPRNAPTTQLVQVSSAQHQPLYVGYTQIHHPSQSRVAAPAANANYTYEFADPTRAQIYYTQPLPPQLAAQYQTMASGPAALMPESSAQLENIKY; via the exons ATGGCAAGTGTCGGAGTTATGGCAAATGTTAATTTGCCGACGCCGCCCCAAAAGCAGGAAGATGTTGGGGTTTTTGCGGCGGGGACAGCGGTTTCTGGTTTGCCGGCGGCGGCCGGTGTAGAGTATGGAAACAGGGCTGTTTCTGATGATGAGAGATCAGATCACGGTGGATATCGAAAGGCGCGGCAAATTCAGCCGCTGGTACAACCACATCAGATTACTCAATTGCAGCAGAAACAAGGTGGTGCTAGCGACTTTCCTTCTCCAGATTCAATCTCAAG TTTGTCTAGTGAGGGAAGTGTCACAATTCCATTGTCTAGGCAGAGGCAAGCTATTTGTCAAGAACCCATTACACAGATTCTACCTTCAAACTATAGGGCTATTGCTATTGCTACACCGATTGATCCGAAAACGGAGCATCAAAGTAACAGCGGGGTTCAGACGCAACCCCAAGTTCAAGACTCTGTTTACTTATCGCCGAACCAACGCGACCAAAACCTTCCTCAGTTGCATCAACCACAACAATATATTCATGGCGGAACTCAACATTTTCCTGCTAATGCTGTGCCAATTGCTTCTTATTACCCTATGTATCCTCCGCAGCAACAACTTCATCCGCACCAAGCTGAGGTCGACCAGCAGTATCCCATTTACTTCATGACTGCTAGGCCACCCCAAGCTTATAACTTACCACTCCAGCAAACAAATTATAGTGAAATGGCGCCTAATCCCGCTTCTAGCCATTCCCAGGCGCCAAGAAATGCTCCTACCACCCAATTGGTCCAGGTTTCTTCTGCTCAGCATCAACCACTGTATGTTGGCTATACTCAAATCCATCATCCATCTCAGTCTAGGGTGGCCGCTCCAGCAGCCAATGCTAATTATACATATGAATTTGCTGATCCGACACGTGCTCAGATATATTATACTCAACCTTTGCCACCTCAGTTGGCTGCTCAATATCAAACCATGGCATCAGGCCCTGCAGCGCTGATGCCTGAATCTTCTGCTCAGTTGGAGAACATAAAGTATTAA
- the LOC142542084 gene encoding protein PAL OF QUIRKY-like, whose amino-acid sequence MEATPPLSAAPPISNLTGAAFYTESIESSPRSRHTDSWEAEPSPSLLQKLRFMCSYGGHIIPRPHDKVLCYIGGDTRIIVVDRHTSLSDFHQRISKTLLKNQPFLLKYQLPNEDLDALISVASDEDFEILVEEYDRLNNALGGVRSKPDRLRLFLFPKSASNIEQLLVESASAKSEDWFLNALNGKAATLSAVACDRGFSESSSVNCLLGLDDDFVGKKAASGKRAEAQVEFGYINGGNGNGNIVNTHEEHSIPDSPMLETTSSFGSASGSPSANLQPVR is encoded by the coding sequence ATGGAGGCCACACCACCACTCTCTGCTGCTCCGCCAATCTCAAACCTTACCGGGGCGGCGTTCTATACAGAATCCATCGAATCCTCCCCCCGTTCCCGACATACAGATTCCTGGGAGGCTGAACCTTCGCCAAGTTTGCTACAAAAGCTTCGATTCATGTGTAGCTATGGCGGACACATAATCCCCCGTCCACACGACAAGGTGCTCTGCTACATCGGCGGAGACACCCGGATCATTGTCGTAGACCGTCATACCTCTCTGTCGGACTTTCACCAACGAATATCTAAAACCCTCCTGAAGAACCAGCCGTTTTTGCTCAAGTATCAGCTCCCCAACGAGGACTTGGATGCTTTGATTTCTGTTGCTTCGGATGAAGATTTTGAAATCTTGGTTGAAGAGTATGACCGGCTTAATAACGCCCTTGGTGGTGTGCGATCGAAACCAGATCGCCTTCGCCTTTTCTTGTTTCCGAAATCGGCTTCGAATATCGAACAGCTTCTTGTTGAAAGTGCGTCGGCCAAATCGGAAGATTGGTTTCTTAATGCGCTGAACGGGAAGGCTGCTACTTTATCCGCGGTTGCTTGTGATCGTGGGTTTTCTGAATCTTCTTCTGTGAATTGTCTGCTCGGGCTGGATGATGATTTTGTTGGAAAGAAGGCGGCATCAGGGAAAAGAGCTGAAGCGCAGGTTGAATTTGGTTATATTAATGGTGGAAATGGTAACGGCAACATTGTTAATACCCACGAAGAGCACTCGATTCCAGACTCTCCGATGTTGGAAACGACGTCGTCCTTCGGGTCTGCTTCTGGTTCCCCTTCGGCTAATCTACAGCCGGTAAGGTGA